Part of the Pseudobacteroides sp. genome, AGCTTTACTGATATTTTCATGTTATAAAACCATTGCATGTCTATTATGCCTCCTTATAGTATCTTTTGTGTTTTCATTAACAGCTAAAGTCATCCATTAACGTTACTGTCTTCATAGCGAAGTCACTTAGCAGACTGTCACAGTCCAAAATCAGTTTCACACTGCTATCAATCTTGCCTATACCTTTTATAAACTTATTTTGGTAATCGCTAGATAAATTTGGTGGCGGAACAATGTTTTCTTGAGAGATTGATAATACCTCTGCTACATTATCTACAATTAATCCCACAGAAATGCCCTTTACCTGAATTACTATTGTACAAGTCCTGTCATTATAATCCTTTTCCTCCTTTCTAAACCTAAGCCTTACGTCAATCACCGGAATGATCTTTCCCCGCAGGTTAATAATTCCTTTTAAATAGCCGGTGAATTCAGGCACCTCTGTAATCACCTGCAATCCTATTATTTCAGTTACATGCCTGATTTCTATCCCGTACTCATCCCCACCAAGTGCAAATGTCAGGTACTTTCCCTTCTGTGCATCTTCTCCAATTTCCAAAGCTTCTTCCAATATCTGTGCCATCTTTACTACTCCTTTCTTAGAATTAATAGTACTGATATTATCCATTTGGTCAGTCCATTAGTTTCTCCCTAGCACATGGCAAACAATATCCAGGAAATTATTTGATTCAAATTTAATTCCTAGATAGATTTACAATAATTTATCGTATATAAAGTAAGTTTCTTTAATACTTAGTTTAGAGCAATTATATGAAATGTGATAAAAATAACAAAACCAGCCAAACATCTTCAGGCTTTTTATTGAGATTTTCGCGAATAAAACTATGTCTTAGGCAGTGATTCCACTCTTCATATCTTTCAACCTTGCCTAATATGTTCCTAGAGATTGATAATAAGTAGTCAATGTCCCCTTTTTTTCTCTTTCTTTTTTCCTGTTTCATTTCAAGCTTAATCATCTTCTCCTCCCTGCAATCAATTGGCACAGGTCTACTAAAAACCAGTTTAGAATAGCTTTTGAGCAAATAGGAATAAACCTCATAGTCTTTTGGCTCTGTATCAAAAACAACCCTTGAGGTTTCAAGAAATCCATCCTCGACTCTTTCAAAAACCCCAGCCCAAAAAGGTCCTTCAAAGAACACTGTTAGTTTAATATTCATTTGTTATTCTCCCTGTTAATTTGCTTATAAAGAGAAGGGACAACTCCAGGAGGGCAGATTATTGACAGTAAACTACATCTCTTTTATAAAATCCAATATAAAGCTTGCTGCTGCCTTATAGCCTCCAGCCTCAATAAATGACCTGCCTATCTCAGTACTGCATGCTTTATAGCCTTTATCGGACATAACACTCTTAACCGAATCTTTTAAAATATTCACTGTGATGTCCTCCATCTTGAGCTCCAGCCCAGCCCCGAGTTTTACCAGTTGTCTGCTGACCATATATTGATCATTTACCTGAGGGATGGATATAACAGGTACACCATAATATAATGCCTCACCTACACTGTTAAGGCCTCCATGACTAATAGAAACATCACATATTTTCAACACCTCAAGCTGAGGTACATAATTCCGTACTATGAAGTTATCCGGTATGTCACCTAGCAACCCTAAATCAGTTTTATTACCTACTGACATAATTACCCTCCAGTTTTCATCCTTAAAGGCCTCTATTGACTTTTTATAAAAATCTACACATCGGTTATTTATTGTTCCCAGGGATATATAAATGACTGGTTTATTTCCCTCTTTATCTATTTTGAAGTCCAAGCACTCTTCCCTTTCAGCTATGGACGGTCCAACAAACCTGAAGCTGTCATCAAAGCTCTCCGATTCAGGCTGAAACATTTTTGATGTATAAACAATGTTCAATCTTTCCTTTTTGAAGAAAATATCCATGATGTCAAGCTTTTGAGTACCACATTCCTTAGATGCCTCTTTTACCTTTCCATACAAATTATCCAACTGAGGATTGTAGCCTGGCTCGAACATATGAGGCGGCATGGGAAGCCTGTTCATGGCAAAGGAAGTACAGGAACATATTGCAGGAATATTCAGCAATTTTGCCAACACACTTCCTCCTCCAAACATAGAATCATGTATTATGTAGTTATAATCTTCACCCGCAGCATTTTCTGTGATCAGAGAAATTGCCAACCTATCCATTTCCAACATAAATTCTATAAGTGTATAGAAAGGATGATTGCCACTGGGTTTAAAGGCTTGGAAAAGCTCATACATCCGGCTTCCATAGTCTACAAATCGAGCACCGGCAGCCTCAATCTTCTCCTTAAATTCCTTTGTAGAAAAATACCAAACCTCCTCCCCCGCTTTTACCAATTCTTTAACCACCGGCAGCGTGGGATTTATGTGGCCATGAACATTTCCATTTATAAACAGCACCTTTGCCATATTGACCTCCCTATTTGTTTATTGTAGTTTATATTATATTTTCTATAGTCTCTTCACACCATTTAAGTGCCGCTTCCGATGCTAAAATTCCATAACGCAGCGGGGCTAACCAGTAAGCGTACTGAGGATGTTTTTTGGTATTTACATCATTTAAAAAAGATTCCTCCAATTGCTTATATTCTTTTAGTTTATCTTCATGACGCTTTTTAACATCTTTCATCATTTCAATTACATTTTCCTTAGGTATATAATTTCCAAAGGACAGCTTTAAAAGCAGCTCAGAGCGGGGCGGTTGAGGCTCAAAAGGCTGCATAAGCCACTCGCAGAATTCCTTTCTGCCTTTATCGGTAATTTCATATATCTTTCTCTTAACCCCATCATTTCTGTCATTCAAACTTATAAGTCCTTCTTTTTCCAGCTGGCTTAGCACAGGATAAATATATAGGAAAATTAAAACACACTTATTTTTCAGAAGGTCAAAAAACATCACAACTAATGAAATTAATGATAAAACAAAGTTTGAAATGACAGATACCGTTCTAGTTATCGATTTCGGAACTTCAAATAGTGCAGCAGGAGGCTTTTTAAAAAGCAATTATGTAAATACACCTGATACAAACGATATTTTAAACCCAAAAATTAAACTTGATGAAATTAATTATGTAAAACTTACAAATTCTGTGAATACAGCGTATTCAGAATCAATTATGCTTCCTTCAATAGTTTATATATGTGATTGTTCTGATCCTGATGATATTAAGTATGCATTCGGACATGATGCCAGAAACCTGATTGAAAAGGATTATACTATGAGTGCCAGCTGCTTTCATGGAATAAAAAGGTGGATCAATGGCTATACGAAGGAAGAACAATTGTATGATGTTTATGGAAACACAACTACAATTAATCGAAATCAGAAAAGCCTTTCTAAAGCATATTATTGATACCGCTGAAAGTCAATTTAAATGCAAATTTAAAAATCTGCATATTTTCACTCCTATAAACTTACCCGAATACAATATTGTAACAAAGAGATCTATAGATGAATCTACAGCTGTACTTTACAGTACCATTGCCGAAAGTATTGAAAAGGGCACTATCACAATGGGTCAGGAGCATACTGCACTAGTACTGGATTGCGGCGGTGGAACTACAGACATATCTTCATGTAAAAATGGCATTTCTAACTTTTATCATAAGCTGGATAAATGCTATGAAGACGCAGAAAGAATTATTCCAACAAGATATAAGGATTATGAAAACAAGCTTTTTGTAGACTATCAGGAGGTTCAGAGCAACTTTTACTTTCTTTGGGAAATCAGCAGAGAACATAAAAATAAAATTCTTCAATAATTCGACTGTTATCCGCAGTAAAATTGACCTCCAAAATCGGAGCCTTTCAATTATTCAAAACGGAAGCTTTACAAGCACAACAGCTATCCCTGACATTGTGCTTAATGTAAATGATATAGAGATCCTCATAAGCAGTGACATATATGAAATAACCAGAAAACACCTTTTAGAGCTCTATAAAAACCAAAAGCTAGGAAACTTCTTTATAGTTAAACTATCCGGTCAGTCCTGCCTAATCAATATCTTTAAGGAGGCTTCTAAAAGAGCTTGTGCCCGGCAAAAGCATTTATTCCGACATAAAAAATCCGGGTGATAGTGCCTCTTCACTAAAGCTGCCCTGTTTAAACGGGGTTATTAGATACCTTAACTCATTAAAGGCAGAAGATATTACCGCCTAAAATATCCTTGCCGCTATGTTATTGACACTTATGCTGCTTTAGTATAGCGGTACTGTTTTACAAACATATAAATGTACTAATAGCATTAAGGGCTCAAGAACGATAGGAATTTCCCTGCAGCAGCTGATAAAGGTATGGAATTTAGATACACCACTCCTAAATTTCTTGGTGGAATTTGCTCCTTTAATGTAATTTCATATAAAAAGTTCCTATCCAGCTCATAAGTAACAAAATTTTTGATTACACAAGCCACACCAAAATCTATCATTGCAAATCGGACCAGCAGCTCAAAATTCCCCAGCTCTATTTCAGGCCGAATTACAATATTGTTTTTAGCAAGGTATTTTTCTATATATATCCTTGAATTGCTCTCTTTTTCCAAAAGAAGCATGGGAAACTTCACCAAATCAGAGATAGATACCGGTCCTTGGGAAAGCTTTTTGAACTTTTCTCCAACCACAAAGCAATCCTGTATCTCCATTATATTATGAACAATCAATTCCTTATACTCAGCCTCATCTATAGGAAGGTTCGCTATTCCTAAATCTATCTTGCCCTTTTTAAGCATGTCTATTATTACCGGCGTGGTATGATTTACTATATGAATCCTGACCCCCGGGTAGGTACGGTTAAACTCCTTTAGATGGGGAATAAGATAATGCTTGCATACCGTATCGCCAACTCCTATTGTGAATTCTCCTTGTTCTAAGGTCTTTATTTCTTCTAATTTTTTCTCACCTAGGTATATAAAGTTAAATGCCTGTTCTATATATTTATACAGAACCTGTCCCTCTTTAGTAAGCTTAACACCCTTAGGTGTTCTAAAGAAAAGTGAACACCCGCTTTTCTCCTCAAGCTGCTGAATTGCACGACTAACAGCAGGCTGAGTAATGAACAAAATCTCCGATGCCTTTGTGATACTCCCTTCTTTAGCAACTATATAAAAAGTTTTATATAACTCAGTATTTATCATCATATAATCTGTATTTATACCCCCTATGTTTAATATGCATTTTATTTATGTGGTTACATCAATTATAATTTAAATATAAGGTTAACTCAACAAGAGATAATATTTTCAGTTAACAATTTAAACTAAATAATACTACATTTTATTGCACCTGTAATTGTTAAATAATTAACACTAGTTTAAAATAATTATCCAATATCAAATAACAGTTGTCACTTTTTCGTTTGATACCGCAAATAATGTATCTTTCAATATAATAGAATGATTACATTGCAGCAACAATGAAGGGTTAACCTTACTCAATTGTGTTAAATATTTAACACAATTGAGTAAATCCTAGATTTCAAACCCCGAAAATAAGAAGTGTAGAAATAGCAGCACTTTTTAATATAAATTGCAGATTTAAAAAAACATGTTCAAACATAAAAGGAGGAAAACCATATGGAAAAGGTAAAAAACAATGAAAACCAAAATATAAAGCAAACCATTGATATACTTGTTTCGAATGCTGAGGAATCATTGAACGCAATGATGGACATGAACCAGGAACAGATAGACACCATTGTAAAGGAAATGGCAGTAGCAGGAATCGAAAAGCATATGATCCTGGCCAAAATGGCCATTGAAGAAACTAAAAGAGGAGTATATGAAGATAAAATTATTAAAAACCTCTTTTCTACAGAGTACATCTATAACAGCATAAAAAATGAAAAAACTGTTGGAATAGTTAATGAAAATGAGTATGAGGATTACGTAGAAGTTGCTGAGCCTGTGGGTATTGTTGCCGGCGTAACACCGGTTACCAACCCAACATCAACCACTATGTTCAAAGCTATCATAGCATTAAAAACAAGAAACCCCATAATATTTGCATTCCACCCATCAGCACAAAAATGCAGCAGAGAAGCTGCAAGGATTGTTAGAGATGCTGCCGTTGATGCGGGAGCTCCGGAAAATTGCATTCAATGGATTGAAGAACCCTCCATAGAAGCAACCAACCTTCTTATGAACCATCCAGGAATTTCTCTCATACTTGCAACTGGTGGAGCAGGAATGGTCCAGGCTGCATACAGCACCGGAAAACCTGCCCTTGGAGTCGGTCCTGGTAACGTGCCCTGCTACATTGAAAAGAGTGCAAACGTTAAAAGAGCCGCAACAGATCTCATTCTATCCAAAACCTTTGATAATGGTATGATTTGTGCTTCCGAGCAGGCTGTTATTGTTGACAGGGAGGTTTCTACAGAATTTGAAAAGTTCATGCAGGATAACAAGTGTTATTTTCTAAATGAAGATGAAATTATAAAGCTTTCAAAGCTGGCTATAGACGAGAAAAAATGTGCCATGAATCCGGCGGTTGTAGGCCAGTCTGCATTTAACATTGCAAAAATGGCGGGCTTATCTGTACCTGAAGAAACGAAAATACTTATTGCAAGACTGGAAGGGGTCGGCCCTGAGTATCCCCTGTCAAGAGAGAAGCTCAGCCCCATACTTGCCTACTATGTGGCAGATAACTTTGAGGATGGTATAAAGAAAGCTGAAGAAATGGTTGAATTCGGTGGCCTTGGTCACTCTGCGGTAATTCACTCCGAAGATCAGAAAATAATTGACCTTTTCTCAAAGAGGATAAAAGCTGGAAGACTTATAATAAATTCACCATCTACCCATGGTGCAATAGGTGATATTTACAATACAAATATACCGTCCCTTACATTAGGCTGCGGTTCATATGGGAAGAATTCCACAACTGCAAACGTATCCGCTGTAAACCTCATCAACAAAAAACGCGTAGCAAGGAGAAGGATTAATATGCAATGGTTTAAAATCCCCGGCAAAATTTATTTTGAATATGGCTCTACACAGTACTTAAAAGATATGCCTGACATTACCAGAGCCTTTATTGTTACCGATCCATATATGGTTAAGCTGGGTTATGTTGATAAGGTTCTTTATTACTTGAGAAAACGACAGAATTATGTTCACAGCGAGATCTTTTCAAACGTTGAGCCTGACCCTTCAATTGAGACCGTTTTGAAAGGCAAGGAGGCAATGGACAATTTCAAGCCTGATGTAATAATAGCTTTAGGAGGCGGCTCGGCAATAGACGCCGCAAAGGGAATGTGGCTTTATTATGAACATCCGGAGCTGGACTTTAATGTACTGAAGCTTAAGTTTATGGATATCAGAAAGAGGGTATTCACTTATCCGAATTTGGGCAGCAAAACCAAAATGGTTGCTATACCTACAACATCGGGTACTGGTTCTGAAGTTACATCCTTCGCTGTTATTACAGACAAAGACAATAATATAAAATATCCTTTAGCGGATTATGAGTTAACACCTGATGTTGCTATAATAGACCCTGAGTTTGTAATGACCGTTCCTGCTTCAATCACAGCAGATACCGGCATGGATGTCCTAACACACGCTATTGAATCCTATGTTTCAATAATGGCATCTGATTTCACCGATGGTCTTGCAATGAAGGCGATTCAATTAGTCTTTGAGTATTTGCCTTTAGCTTACAAAGACGGCAGCAACAGCCTGGCCCGTGAGAAAATGCATAATGCATCATGCATAGCCGGAATGGCATTTACAAATGCCTTCCTTGGAATCAATCACAGCCTTGCACACAAGCTAGGAGGAGAATTCCATGTTCCTCACGGTAGAGCAAATGCAGTACTACTCCCTTATGTTATAGAATATAACGCTCAAAAGCCTACAAAGTTTGTTTCATTTCCTAAGTACGAAACATTTATAGCCGATAAAAAGTATGCAGAAATAGCAAGGTTTTTGGGATTACCCGCATCAACTACAGAAGAAGGCGTAAAGAGCCTGGTTAAAGCAGTACGTGACTTAATGAGAAAAATTGATATTCCAATGACAATTGCAGAATGCAAAGTGGATAAGAAAAAATTTATGGCCAAGGTTTCAGAGCTGGCGGACCGTGCTTTTGAAGATCAGTGTACTACTGCAAACCCAAGAATGCCTCTTGTAAAAGAGTTGGAGGACATTTACATCAAGGCATACAACGGTTAATAGTAACAAAAGGACCACCTTTTTTGGGTGGCCCTTTTATATCTATAAATCTCATTAAGCTTTTGCTACTTCACCATATGCCCATTCAAGCCATTGGAGCATGCAAGCCACATCTTCCTTATTCACTGTAGCACCGCACCAGAATCTTAGGCCTGCAGGTGCATCCTTGTAGGATTTGCAGTCATATGCAGCACCTTCTTTATCCAATAACTTAACAAGGGCATTTAACTGATCCTGATCAAGCTTTATTTTCAAGCAAACTGATGTATTGGAGCGGATCTCCTTGCTGACCGGAAGGAAATCTATCCAATCATGGGTCTCAACAAATTTTTCTATTTCATTAAGATTTTCATTGCTTTTTTGGATCAAACCTTTAAGTCCGCCTATTGATTCTGCCCATTCCAATGCTTTAATATAATCTTCAACGCATAGCATGGATGGAGTATTTATTGGAGAGCCTTCAAACACATCCATCATGAGCTTATCTTTCTTTCTCAATTGGAGTATTTTAGGCATTGGCCATGGCGGCATATATGATTCAATACGTTCAACGGCACGAGGGGACATGATCAGCATGCCGTGAGCACCTTCTCCTCCTAAGACCTTTTGCCAGGAGTAAGTTAGAACATCCACCTTGCTCCATGGAATTTCCATTGCGAAAACAGCTGAGGTTGCATCGACAATCGTCAATCCTTTTCTGTCATCCGGAATCCAGTCACCATTTGGTATTTTAACTCCGCTAGTTGTTCCATTCCATGTCATAACAACATCATTATCAAAGTTGACTTTGGACAGATCCGGTAAATACCCATAATCTGCAGAAATGGACTGCATATTTTCAATTTTAAGCTGGTTCTTAACATCATTGGCCCATGTTTTACCAAAAGACTCGAAATTAATTACATCAACGCCTCTTGGACCTAAAAGGTTCCACATAGCCATTTCTATAGCACCGGTATCGGAGCCCGGAACAAGACCAATAATATAATTCTCAGGTACTCCAAGTATTTCCCTTGTCTTCTTAACGGCATAATTTAATCTTTCTTTTGCAATTCCACACCTGTGAGACCTTCCTAAAAGGGCATCCTTCAATACATCAAGCTTGAATCCAGGATACTTTGAACAAGGACCTGAAGAGAAATTGGGGTTTTGTGGTTTAACAGCAGGTTTCATATCTAACTCATCCTCTCATTATTTATGTTGAAAATCACATACTTAAGTAATGTTTTTTTAATTTATATTACCTCAAAAGCTATATTAGAAGCTGCATGAAGCACCTCTTACAGTATATTTAAGTTTATTGATTAAATCAAGCACTTTTAGATGTGTTGAAAAAATAATCTCTAATTATCCTATCATAAAATACCATTTTGTGCTATTGCTAAAATAATTCAAATGCCTATTGACAAAAACGCAGATACGTAATATATTACTTATATAAGGTAATACATTACGTATTTAACGGAAAGGATATCTTTTAGTATGGATGCTCTTGATATGCAAAAGTTTATTTTCGGCAGTATGTTTCTTCTGGCAAACAAGCTTCAGGTGATTGGTGATCAGCATTTGCAATCGGAAGATATGACTATAAAGCAATGGTTTTTGACAGTTATAACATCACAGTTCGGCGATAACTCTCCAACCCTTAGCGAGGTTGCACAGCTGATGGGAAGCTCCAGACAAAACGTTAAGCAACTGGCTCTCAAGCTTCAGGAAAAAGATTTTCTGAATATAGAAAAGGATGGTCAGGATGCACGGGCCACCAGGCTTAAGTTGACTAAAAAATGCAAGGATTTCTGGGAAAAGCGTGAGGATAAGGACCATAAGTTTTTAGAGGATCTATTTAAAGATTTTGACACGGAAGAACTTGCAGCAATGTACAAAGGATTTAACAAGCTTCATAATCAAATTGAAAAAATGGAAAAGTCAGGTATATTGATTCAGGAGGTAGAAAAATGAGTATATTAATTGTTTATGCAACTAAGCACGGTGCAACAGGCAAGTGTGCTTCTATTCTGAAAGAAAGGCTTGCTGGTGATGTTTCACTCCATGATTTAAAAAGTGCTTCAAAGCCGGATCTTTCAAAATACGATAAAGTGATCATCGGAGGCTCAATTTATGCAGGAAGGATTCAGAAAGCGGTAAGTGAGTTCTGTAATGAAAACATTAATTTCTTAAAAGAAAAAAAGCTTGGACTATACATATGCTGCATGTTTATGGATTCTGCTGAAATACAGCTTAAAAATGCATTTCCGGAAGAGCTTCTAAATAGTGCCGCAGTCAAGGAAAGCTTTGGTGGAGAAATGATATTCAGTGATATGAACTTTTTTGAAAAAACATTAACAAAAATAGTAACAAAAACAATCGCAAAAAGTAACCCCAAACTTGCTGGTATTGATCCGAAAAAAGACGTATCAATGCTTGTAGAAGAAAATATCAATAGGTTTGTACAGGTTATGAACGGTAAATAATATGCTGATATTTTCATGCAAACATTATAAGTCAGAAAGGATGTTTTAAATGAAATACAGTAAATACATAAGCATTCTTGTAATAGTCATAACCGCCCTTTCAATCCTCGCGTGCATCTGGGGAATGATTACCAACAGCGGAGAAAAGATGAATGAATATAACTTCAAGAGTATCCGGGGTGAAACAATAAAAATAAGCGGCAGCGGATTGTATCAATA contains:
- a CDS encoding chemotaxis protein CheW, whose protein sequence is MAQILEEALEIGEDAQKGKYLTFALGGDEYGIEIRHVTEIIGLQVITEVPEFTGYLKGIINLRGKIIPVIDVRLRFRKEEKDYNDRTCTIVIQVKGISVGLIVDNVAEVLSISQENIVPPPNLSSDYQNKFIKGIGKIDSSVKLILDCDSLLSDFAMKTVTLMDDFSC
- a CDS encoding YjdF family protein, whose amino-acid sequence is MNIKLTVFFEGPFWAGVFERVEDGFLETSRVVFDTEPKDYEVYSYLLKSYSKLVFSRPVPIDCREEKMIKLEMKQEKRKRKKGDIDYLLSISRNILGKVERYEEWNHCLRHSFIRENLNKKPEDVWLVLLFLSHFI
- a CDS encoding macrolide family glycosyltransferase; translated protein: MAKVLFINGNVHGHINPTLPVVKELVKAGEEVWYFSTKEFKEKIEAAGARFVDYGSRMYELFQAFKPSGNHPFYTLIEFMLEMDRLAISLITENAAGEDYNYIIHDSMFGGGSVLAKLLNIPAICSCTSFAMNRLPMPPHMFEPGYNPQLDNLYGKVKEASKECGTQKLDIMDIFFKKERLNIVYTSKMFQPESESFDDSFRFVGPSIAEREECLDFKIDKEGNKPVIYISLGTINNRCVDFYKKSIEAFKDENWRVIMSVGNKTDLGLLGDIPDNFIVRNYVPQLEVLKICDVSISHGGLNSVGEALYYGVPVISIPQVNDQYMVSRQLVKLGAGLELKMEDITVNILKDSVKSVMSDKGYKACSTEIGRSFIEAGGYKAAASFILDFIKEM
- a CDS encoding PadR family transcriptional regulator; translation: MFFDLLKNKCVLIFLYIYPVLSQLEKEGLISLNDRNDGVKRKIYEITDKGRKEFCEWLMQPFEPQPPRSELLLKLSFGNYIPKENVIEMMKDVKKRHEDKLKEYKQLEESFLNDVNTKKHPQYAYWLAPLRYGILASEAALKWCEETIENII
- a CDS encoding LysR family transcriptional regulator, which produces MMINTELYKTFYIVAKEGSITKASEILFITQPAVSRAIQQLEEKSGCSLFFRTPKGVKLTKEGQVLYKYIEQAFNFIYLGEKKLEEIKTLEQGEFTIGVGDTVCKHYLIPHLKEFNRTYPGVRIHIVNHTTPVIIDMLKKGKIDLGIANLPIDEAEYKELIVHNIMEIQDCFVVGEKFKKLSQGPVSISDLVKFPMLLLEKESNSRIYIEKYLAKNNIVIRPEIELGNFELLVRFAMIDFGVACVIKNFVTYELDRNFLYEITLKEQIPPRNLGVVYLNSIPLSAAAGKFLSFLSP
- the adhE gene encoding bifunctional acetaldehyde-CoA/alcohol dehydrogenase; this translates as MEKVKNNENQNIKQTIDILVSNAEESLNAMMDMNQEQIDTIVKEMAVAGIEKHMILAKMAIEETKRGVYEDKIIKNLFSTEYIYNSIKNEKTVGIVNENEYEDYVEVAEPVGIVAGVTPVTNPTSTTMFKAIIALKTRNPIIFAFHPSAQKCSREAARIVRDAAVDAGAPENCIQWIEEPSIEATNLLMNHPGISLILATGGAGMVQAAYSTGKPALGVGPGNVPCYIEKSANVKRAATDLILSKTFDNGMICASEQAVIVDREVSTEFEKFMQDNKCYFLNEDEIIKLSKLAIDEKKCAMNPAVVGQSAFNIAKMAGLSVPEETKILIARLEGVGPEYPLSREKLSPILAYYVADNFEDGIKKAEEMVEFGGLGHSAVIHSEDQKIIDLFSKRIKAGRLIINSPSTHGAIGDIYNTNIPSLTLGCGSYGKNSTTANVSAVNLINKKRVARRRINMQWFKIPGKIYFEYGSTQYLKDMPDITRAFIVTDPYMVKLGYVDKVLYYLRKRQNYVHSEIFSNVEPDPSIETVLKGKEAMDNFKPDVIIALGGGSAIDAAKGMWLYYEHPELDFNVLKLKFMDIRKRVFTYPNLGSKTKMVAIPTTSGTGSEVTSFAVITDKDNNIKYPLADYELTPDVAIIDPEFVMTVPASITADTGMDVLTHAIESYVSIMASDFTDGLAMKAIQLVFEYLPLAYKDGSNSLAREKMHNASCIAGMAFTNAFLGINHSLAHKLGGEFHVPHGRANAVLLPYVIEYNAQKPTKFVSFPKYETFIADKKYAEIARFLGLPASTTEEGVKSLVKAVRDLMRKIDIPMTIAECKVDKKKFMAKVSELADRAFEDQCTTANPRMPLVKELEDIYIKAYNG
- a CDS encoding phosphoserine transaminase, with the protein product MKPAVKPQNPNFSSGPCSKYPGFKLDVLKDALLGRSHRCGIAKERLNYAVKKTREILGVPENYIIGLVPGSDTGAIEMAMWNLLGPRGVDVINFESFGKTWANDVKNQLKIENMQSISADYGYLPDLSKVNFDNDVVMTWNGTTSGVKIPNGDWIPDDRKGLTIVDATSAVFAMEIPWSKVDVLTYSWQKVLGGEGAHGMLIMSPRAVERIESYMPPWPMPKILQLRKKDKLMMDVFEGSPINTPSMLCVEDYIKALEWAESIGGLKGLIQKSNENLNEIEKFVETHDWIDFLPVSKEIRSNTSVCLKIKLDQDQLNALVKLLDKEGAAYDCKSYKDAPAGLRFWCGATVNKEDVACMLQWLEWAYGEVAKA
- a CDS encoding MarR family transcriptional regulator; this encodes MQKFIFGSMFLLANKLQVIGDQHLQSEDMTIKQWFLTVITSQFGDNSPTLSEVAQLMGSSRQNVKQLALKLQEKDFLNIEKDGQDARATRLKLTKKCKDFWEKREDKDHKFLEDLFKDFDTEELAAMYKGFNKLHNQIEKMEKSGILIQEVEK
- a CDS encoding flavodoxin domain-containing protein; this translates as MSILIVYATKHGATGKCASILKERLAGDVSLHDLKSASKPDLSKYDKVIIGGSIYAGRIQKAVSEFCNENINFLKEKKLGLYICCMFMDSAEIQLKNAFPEELLNSAAVKESFGGEMIFSDMNFFEKTLTKIVTKTIAKSNPKLAGIDPKKDVSMLVEENINRFVQVMNGK